In the genome of Vicia villosa cultivar HV-30 ecotype Madison, WI linkage group LG7, Vvil1.0, whole genome shotgun sequence, one region contains:
- the LOC131615690 gene encoding receptor-like protein 7, which produces MGWLFLCLYLFLFHFPSFSSSFNFLCHHHENSALLQFKSSFTIDDYDTCLMKTKTWKNGSDCCSWHGVTCDTVSGHVIGLNLGGECLDGILHPNSTLFHLTHLQTLNLSHNYFYHSHFHSKFGGFTSLTHLDLSSASSSNSFEGEVPPQISHLSKLTSLHLSYNSELIWKESTLKRLVQNATNLRDMFLDYTDMSSMKLNSIDLLFNQSSSLVTLNLGNTKLRTTSKKYNLCLPSIQELYIQANYYDHPSQVPELSCSVFLRILDFSENNFQGPIPPSFSNLTHLTSLNLNWNSLNGSISSLLFTLPSLISLDLFGNDFSGELPKSLSNLQHLISLDLSSNSFKGQIPDVFGIGGMTKLQQLDLSSNNFEGTIPSSLFNLNQLLTLHCSHNKLVGPLINNISGFQKVTDLNLDNNMLSGTIPSSMLSLPCLKSLSLKNNRFTGHISEISSYSLEKLSLCGNKLQGNIPKSTFSLSNLTILCLSSNNFSGAVDFQHFSKLQNLQYLSLSHNSQLSLNIESNVSYSFVELTTLELSSLSLNELPKFLGKFPSLYSLDMSNNKFNGRVPNWLLETVNSLRYLNLSQNMFTSIDQISRSNQWLIYLDLSYNLLQGELSASICNLSSLQFLNLAHNKLTGTIPQCLVSLSDLEVLDLQMNKFYGTLPNNFSNFCVLSTLNLFDNQLEDRVPETLSQCRSLEVLNLGSNRIEDKLPDFLQTLLDLRVLVLRDNKMHGSIANLKVNYPFPNLIIFDISGNNFSGPLPKNYFEKFEAMKNVNEALEGDSYRKTASIIGVVVGIIKSEIGYVQTYNDSVTVTLKGINIPIVKIPTIFAIIDLSRNMFEGEIPNDIGELHSLKGLNLSHNRLVGHIPQSMGNLTNLEWLDLSSNMLTGMIPAEFTNLNSLEVLNLSNNHLVGEIPQGKQFNTFSNDSYEGNLGLCGFPLSKKCGPEQHSPPSPDKLWSEEKFGFGFGWKPVAIGYGCGFVFGIGLGYCMFLIGKPRWLVMIFGGQPKRRVRRRRTRVRRTNGSTMNQMIQMS; this is translated from the coding sequence ATGGGGTGGTTGTTTTTGTGTTTATATCTTTTTCTCTTCCATTTTCCttccttctcttcttctttcaatTTCTTATGTCATCATCATGAGAATTCTGCCTTGCTTCAGTTCAAGTCCTCATTcactattgatgattatgacactTGTCTCATGAAAACAAAAACATGGAAAAATGGAAGTGATTGTTGCTCATGGCATGGTGTCACTTGTGACACTGTCTCTGGTCATGTGATTGGCCTCAACCTTGGTGGTGAGTGCCTTGATGGTATATTACATCCCAACAGTACCCTTTTCCATCTTACTCATCTCCAAACACTCAACCTTTCTCACAATTATTTCTATCACTCCCATTTTCATTCTAAGTTTGGGGGGTTTACGAGTCTTACACATCTTGATTtgtcttctgcttcttcttctaaTTCCTTTGAAGGTGAAGTTCCTCCTCAAATCTCACACCTTTCTAAATTAACATCACTTCATCTCTCTTACAATAGTGAGTTAATTTGGAAAGAGAGCACTTTGAAGAGACTTGTGCAAAATGCAACAAATTTAAGGGACATGTTTTTGGATTACACAGATATGTCTTCAATGAAACTAAATTCCATTGATTTGCTCTTCAATCAATCATCTTCTTTGGTTACACTAAATCTTGGAAACACAAAATTAAGAACAACTTCCAAAAAATATAATCTGTGTTTACCAAGTATTCAAGAACTATACATACAAGCTAATTATTACGACCATCCAAGCCAAGTTCCAGAATTGAGTTGCAGTGTTTTTCTTAGAATTTTGGATTTTTCAGAAAATAATTTCCAAGGACCCATTCCTCCATCATTTTCTAACCTCACACATCTTACTTCTCTAAATCTCAACTGGAACTCCCTTAACGGTTCAATCTCCTCCTTACTTTTCACTCTTCCATCTCTAATTTCTCTAGATCTCTTTGGCAATGATTTCAGTGGTGAGCTTCCAAAATCACTTTCAAACCTTCAACATCTCATTAGCTTAGACCTTTCATCTAATTCATTTAAGGGTCAGATTCCAGATGTGTTTGGAATTGGTGGGATGACCAAACTGCAACAACTTGATTTAAGTTCAAACAATTTTGAAGGAACAATTCCTTCTTCATTATTTAACTTGAATCAACTTCTCACATTACATTGCTCTCATAATAAATTAGTGGGTCCCCTAATCAACAATATTTCAGGGTTTCAAAAGGTAACTGATTTGAATTTAGATAACAACATGTTAAGTGGAACAATTCCTTCTTCCATGTTATCTTTGCCGTGTCTGAAGAGTTTATCTCTAAAAAACAATCGATTTACGGGGCATATCAGTGAAATTTCATCATATTCGTTAGAAAAACTTTCTCTATGCGGCAATAAGCTACAAGGCAATATTCCAAAATCCACTTTCAGCCTTTCAAACCTGACTATATTATGtctatcatcaaacaacttcagTGGTGCCGTTGATTTTCAACacttttccaaacttcaaaatttgCAATATTTGTCCCTTTCACATAATAGCCAATTATCACTAAACATTGAATCCAATGTCAGTTACAGTTTTGTTGAACTAACTACTTTGGAATTGTCTTCTTTGAGTTTGAATGAACTTCCCAAATTTCTAGGAAAATTCCCAAGTTTGTATTCTCTTGATATGTCCAATAACAAGTTTAATGGAAGAGTGCCCAATTGGCTACTTGAAACAGTAAATTCACTTAGATATTTGAATCTCTCTCAAAACATGTTCACATCAATAGATCAGATCTCAAGAAGTAATCAGTGGCTCATTTACCTTGATCTTAGTTATAACTTACTACAAGGTGAACTTTCTGCTTCAATTTGCAACTTGAGTTCACTACAATTTCTCAATCTTGCACACAATAAATTGACAGGTACCATTCCACAATGTCTTGTTAGTTTATCGGATCTTGAAGTTTTGGATCTACAAATGAACAAATTTTATGGCACTTTGCCAAATAACTTTTCAAACTTTTGTGTACTTTCTACTCTGAATCTTTTTGACAACCAATTAGAAGACCGTGTTCCTGAAACTTTGTCACAATGCcgaagtcttgaagttttaaatcttGGCAGCAACAGAATAGAAGACAAATTACCTGACTTCCTTCAAACTCTGTTAGATTTGCGAGTGTTGGTTTTGCGAGACAATAAGATGCATGGTTCCATTGCTAATCTGAAGGTCAATTATCCATTTcccaatttaattatttttgatatCTCAGGCAATAACTTCAGCGGTCCGCTaccaaaaaattattttgaaaagttcGAAGCCatgaaaaatgttaatgaagCTCTGGAAGGCGATTCATATAGGAAAACTGCTTCCATTATTGGTGTAGTAGTGGGTATCATAAAATCTGAAATAGGGTATGTTCAGACATATAATGATTCTGTGACTGTGACATTGAAAGGAATCAATATACCTATTGTAAAAATTCCAACAATCTTTGCAATTATTGATTTGTCAAGAAACATGTTTGAAGGAGAGATTCCAAATGATATTGGAGAGCTTCATTCGCTCAAAGGACTTAATCTTTCTCATAACAGACTCGTTGGTCACATTCCACAATCCATGGGAAACTTGACAAACTTGGAATGGTTGGATCTCTCCTCAAATATGTTGACTGGTATGATTCCTGCCGAATTCACAAATCTCAACAGCCTTGAAGTCTTGAATCTTTCCAATAACCATCTTGTAGGAGAAATACCTCAAGGAAAACAGTTCAACACATTTTCAAATGATTCATATGAAGGAAACTTGGGGTTATGCGGATTTCCGTTGTCAAAGAAATGTGGACCTGAACAACATTCTCCACCTTCACCCGACAAGCTTTGGAGTGAAGAGAAATTTGGATTTGGATTTGGATGGAAGCCAGTGGCAATTGGATATGGATGTGGATTTGTGTTTGGAATAGGCCTTGGATATTGCATGTTTTTAATTGGAAAGCCGAGATGGCTTGTGATGATATTCGGTGGCCAACCAAAGAGAAGagtgagaagaagaagaacaagagtgAGGAGGACCAATGGTTCAACCATGAATCAGATGATACAAATGTCATAG
- the LOC131617762 gene encoding receptor-like protein 7, which produces MGWLFLCLHLFLFHFPSFSSSFNFLCHHHENSALLQFKSSFTIDTVYYPCYESPVKTTSWKNGSDCCSWHGVTCDTVSGHVIGLNLGCEGLSGTLHPNSTLFHLSHLQTLNLSGNHFYDTHFHSKFGAFMSLTHLDLSYCHFQGKVPPQISHLSKLTTLDLSYNYVLVWKESTLKRLVQNATNLKELFLEETDMSSIKINSLDFIFNHSSTLVTLNLGNTGLRGSFQKCNLCLPSIQQLYMCSGTDDFQIHLPELSCSVFLRILDFSDNDFQGPIPPSFSNLTHLTSLNLKWNSLNGSISSLLLTLPSLISLHLSENHFSGELPISLSNLQHLISLDLSANSFKGQIPDVFGGMTKLQQLDLSLNNLEGRIPSSLFNLNQLLTLDCSRNKLVGPLTDKISGFQKLTDLNLHNNLLNETIPSSMLSLPCLKSLSLTNNRFTGHISAISSYSLEELNLCDNKLQGNIPNSIFNLSNLTILCLSSNNLSGVVDFQKLSKLQNLQSLSLSHNTQLSLKIESNVNYNFFQLQILELSSFSFNELPKFIGKLVSLYHLDMSNNKLTGRVPNWLLETMNDNGVLNLSQNLFTSIDHISTSNYRFSSLDLSYNLLQGELSMSICNMTSLTFLNLAHNKLTGIIPKWLVNLPSLGVLDIQMNKLHGTLPNNFSKENELLTLNLFGNQLEGHLPKTLSQCGNMEVLNLGSNRIEDKFPDWLQTLQNLKVLVLRDNKLHGSIANVRINYPFHGLIIFDISGNNFSGPLPTNYFKKFEAMKSVIEVPEGISYMEKAINSELMNATVRDRLGFKDGPVVFQEYYDSMILTMKGNNMEMKKILTIFVSIDLSRNKFEGEIPNDIGELHSLKGLNLSHNRLVGHIPQSMGNLTNLEWLDLSSNMLNGMIPAEFTNLKSLEVLNLSNNHLVGEIPQGSQFNTFSNDSYEGNLGLCGFPLSKNCGPEQHSPPSPDKLWSEEKFGFGFGWKPVAIGYGCGFVFGMGLGYCMFLIGRPRWLVMIFGGQPKRRVRRRRARVRRTNGSTMNQMIQMS; this is translated from the coding sequence ATGGGGTGGTTGTTTTTGTGTTTACATCTTTTTCTCTTCCATTTTCCAtccttctcttcttctttcaatTTCTTATGTCATCATCATGAGAATTCCGCCTTGCTTCAATTCAAGTCCTCATTCACTATAGATACTGTTTATTATCCTTGTTATGAATCTCCtgtgaaaacaacatcatggaaAAATGGGAGTGATTGTTGTTCATGGCATGGGGTGACTTGTGACACTGTCTCTGGTCATGTGATTGGCCTCAACCTTGGCTGTGAAGGCCTTTCTGGTACATTACATCCCAACAGTACCCTTTTCCATCTTTCTCATCTCCAAACACTCAACCTTTCTGGCAATCATTTCTATGACACCCATTTTCATTCTAAGTTTGGGGCGTTTATGAGTCTTACACATCTTGACTTGTCTTATTGTCACTTTCAAGGTAAAGTTCCTCCTCAAATCTCACACCTTTCTAAATTAACAACACTTGATCTCTCTTACAATTATGTGTTAGTTTGGAAAGAGAGCACTTTGAAGAGGCTTGTGCAAAATGCAACAAATTTAAAGGAGCTATTTTTAGAGGAAACAGACATGTcttcaataaaaataaactcCCTTGATTTTATCTTCAATCATTCTTCCACTTTGGTTACTCTAAATCTTGGAAACACAGGATTAAGAGGATCCTTCCAAAAATGTAATTTGTGCTTGCCAAGTATTCAACAACTATACATGTGTAGTGGTACTGACGACTTTCAAATCCACCTTCCAGAATTGAGTTGCAGTGTTTTTCTTAGAATTTTGGATTTTTCAGATAATGATTTTCAAGGACCCATTCCTCCATCATTTTCTAACCTCACACATCTTACTTCTCTAAATCTCAAATGGAACTCCCTTAACGGTTCAATCTCCTCCTTACTTTTGACTCTTCCATCTCTAATTTCTCTCCATCTCTCTGAAAATCATTTCAGTGGTGAGCTTCCAATATCACTTTCAAACCTTCAACATCTCATTAGCTTAGACCTTTCAGCCAATTCATTTAAGGGTCAGATTCCTGATGTGTTTGGCGGGATGACTAAACTGCAACAACTCGATTTAAGTTTAAACAATTTAGAAGGACGAATTCCTTCTTCATTATTTAACTTGAATCAACTTCTCACATTAGATTGCTCTCGTAATAAACTGGTGGGTCCCCTAACCGACAAAATTTCAGGGTTTCAAAAGCTAACTGATTTGAATTTACATAACAACTTGTTAAACGAAACAATTCCTTCCTCCATGTTATCTTTGCCATGTTTGAAAAGTTTATCTCTAACAAACAACCGATTTACCGGGCATATAAGTGCAATTTCATCTTATTCCTTAGAAGAACTTAATCTATGCGACAACAAACTACAGGGAAATATTCCAAATTCCATTTTCAACCTTTCAAACCTAACCATATTATGTCTATCATCAAACAACTTGAGTGGTGTTGttgattttcaaaaactttccaaacttcaaaatttgCAGTCTCTGTCTCTTTCACATAATACCCAATTATCATTGAAAATTGAGTCCAATGTCAATTACAATTTTTTCCAACTACAGATATTAGAATTGTCTTCTTTCAGTTTTAATGAACTTCCCAAATTCATAGGAAAACTCGTAAGTTTGTATCATCTTGATATGTCTAATAACAAATTAACTGGAAGAGTGCCCAATTGGTTACTTGAAACAATGAATGACAATGGAGTTTTAAACCTTTCTCAAAACTTGTTTACATCAATAGATCATATCTCAACAAGTAATTATCGGTTCAGTTCCCTTGATCTTAGTTATAACCTACTACAAGGTGAACTTTCTATGTCAATTTGCAACATGACTTCACTGACATTTCTCAATCTTGCACACAATAAATTGACTGGTATCATTCCGAAATGGCTTGTTAATTTACCGTCTCTTGGAGTTTTGGATATACAAATGAACAAACTTCATGGCACTTTGCCAAATAACTTTTCAAAGGAAAACGAACTTTTAACTCTGAATCTCTTTGGCAACCAATTAGAAGGTCATTTGCCGAAAACTTTGTCCCAATGCGGAAATATGGAAGTTTTAAATCTTGGCAGCAACAGAATAGAAGACAAATTTCCTGACTGGCTTCAAACTTTGCAAAATTTGAAAGTGTTGGTTTTGCGAGACAACAAAttgcatggttccattgcaaatGTAAGGATCAATTATCCATTTCATGGTTTAATTATTTTTGATATCTCAGGCAACAACTTTAGCGGTCCACTACcaacaaattattttaaaaagtttgaAGCCATGAAAAGTGTTATTGAAGTTCCGGAAGGCATTTCATATATGGAAAAGGCTATTAATTCTGAACTAATGAATGCCACAGTTAGAGATAGACTTGGATTTAAAGATGGACCAGTGGTTTTTCAGGAATACTATGATTCTATGATTTTGACAATGAAAGGAAACAATATGGAAATGaaaaaaattctaacaatctTTGTAAGTATTGATTTGTCAAGAAACAAGTTTGAAGGAGAGATTCCAAATGATATTGGAGAGCTTCATTCGCTCAAAGGACTTAATCTTTCTCATAACAGACTAGTTGGTCACATTCCACAATCCATGGGAAACTTGACAAACTTGGAATGGTTGGATCTCTCCTCAAATATGTTAAATGGTATGATTCCTGCCGAATTCACAAATCTAAAAAGCCTTGAAGTCTTGAATCTTTCCAATAACCATCTTGTGGGAGAAATACCTCAAGGAAGTCAGTTCAATACATTTTCAAATGATTCATATGAAGGGAACCTGGGGTTATGCGGATTTCCCTTGTCAAAGAACTGTGGACCTGAACAACATTCGCCACCTTCACCCGACAAGCTTTGGAGTGAGGAGAAATTTGGATTTGGATTTGGATGGAAGCCAGTGGCAATTGGATATGGATGTGGATTTGTGTTTGGAATGGGCCTTGGATATTGCATGTTCTTAATTGGAAGGCCAAGATGGCTTGTGATGATATTTGGTGGCCAACCAAAGAGAAGAgtgagaagaagaagagcaagagTGAGGAGGACCAATGGTTCAACCATGAATCAGATGATACAAATGTCATAA
- the LOC131619638 gene encoding uncharacterized protein LOC131619638 — translation MEEGHSGFNFHFRGRSYVDIRVRWKGLQINLVNIYAPGSTSDRRVLWSELLVLGAASSDVLWCLGGDFNEVTAREERLGGGINSSRRGMEEFRDFIGSMGVEDIPCVGGKFTWFKDNGKSMSRIDRFLVSKSLLDVWGVVDLRIGKRDISDHTPIRLKFKFIDWGPKPFRFNNAWFKHDEFKFFIKEEWAKLSVKGRGDFVLFEKLKGLKESLKVWNRETFGWIDLKVEKEAEMINDMDVLVVDKFGGSIDDIIEKRREAFSEFRNMINLKECMLRLRSRQL, via the coding sequence ATGGAAGAAGGGCATTCTGGATTCAATTTTCATTTCAGAGGCAGAAGCTACGTTGATATTCGGGTTCGGTGGAAAGGATTGCAAATTAATCTGGTGAATATATATGCTCCCGGAAGCACTTCGGATAGGAGGGTCCTGTGGTCTGAGTTACTCGTTTTAGGTGCTGCTAGTTCGGATGTGTTATGGTGTCTTGGGGGTGACTTTAACGAGGTCACGGCTAGAGAAGAAAGACTGGGAGGTGGTATTAATTCAAGCAGGAGAGGAATGGAGGAGTTTCGGGATTTCATAGGTAGCATGGGGGTGGAAGATATTCCTTGTGTGGGAGGAAAATTCACATGGTTCAAGGACAATGGGAAATCGATGAGCAGGATCGATAGATTTTTGGTTTCGAAGTCTCTTCTAGATGTTTGGGGGGTGGTGGACCTAAGGATTGGTAAGAGGGATATTTCCGATCATACTCCTATTCGGTTGAAATTCAAATTTATTGACTGGGGGCCAAAACCATTTAGGTTCAACAATGCTTGGTTCAAGCATgatgaatttaaattttttattaaggaGGAATGGGCGAAGTTGTCGGTCAAAGGTCGGGGGGACTTTGTGCTTTTTGAGAAGTTAAAAGGTCTAAAGGAGAGCCTTAAAGTTTGGAATCGGGAGACATTCGGGTGGATTGACTTAAAGGTTGAAAAGGAAGCGGAGATGATTAATGACATGGATGTTTTGGTGGTGGATAAGTTTGGGGGCAGCATTGACGACATAATTGAGAAGAGGAGGGAAGCGTTTAGTGAGTTTCGGAACATGATTAACTTAAAAGAGTGTATGCTTAGACTTAGGTCAAGACAATTATAG